Part of the Jatrophihabitans sp. GAS493 genome, GTGCCACCAGCAGGCGCATCCCGAGCTGGTTGCCCAGTGATCCGGAGGCTACGAAGAGCCCGGCCTCGAAGCCGAGCAGATCGGCGACCTCGGCCTCAAGCGCGTTCGCCTCCGGATCGTCGCCGTAGACGTCGTCGCCCACCTCGGCGGCGAACATGGCCTCGCGCATCTGCTGCGTCGGACGGGTGACGGTGTCCGAACGGAGGTCAACCGGCCGTGAACCCGACGGCATCAGCCCTCACGACGGCGACGGTCGGCCACCAGCCGCTCGGCGACGCGGAAGGCCAGTTCCAGCGACTGCTCGATATTCAGGCGCGGATCGCAGGCCGTCTCGTAGCGGCGTCCGAGATCGGCGGCCGTGAGTTCGGCGGTGCCACCGATGCACTCGGTCACGTCGTCGCCGGTGAGCTCGACGTGCAGCCCACCCGGATGGGTGCCGAGATCGCTGTGCACGTCGAAGAAGCCGTCGACCTCGTCGATGATGCGGTCGAGGTGGCGCGTCTTGACGCCGTCGGCCGTCTCTTCTGTGTTGCCGTGCATCGGGTCGCACTGCCAGACGACAAGATGCCCGGTGGCCCGAACCTTCTCCACGATCGGCGGAAGCGCATCACGCACCTTGGCGTTGCTCATCCGGCTGATCAGGGTCAGGCGCCCCGGAGTGCCGTCCGGGTCCAGTCGCTCGACCAGTTCGGCGACGAACTCCGGTGTGGTGGTGGGGCCGAGCTTCACGCCGATCGGGTTGGCGATCCGGGAGATGAAGTCGATGTGCGCCCCATCCATCTGACGCGTCCGCTCGCCGACCCAGACGAAGTGACCGGAGAGGTCGTAGGCCTTGCCCTCTTCGACGCGGGTGAGGGCACGTTCGTACTCGAGGATGAGGGCCTCATGCGAGGCGTAGAGCTCGACGCTCTCCAGCGCGGCGTCGTTCACGCCACAGGCGCGCATGAAGCGCACGGCCCGGTCGATCTCACCGGCCAGCTGCTCGTAACGCGAACCGGTGTCGGTGCTGCGGGCGAAGGCGGCGTTCCAGGAGTGCACCCGGTCCAGCGAGGCCAGCCCTCCCCCGGCGTAGGCCCGGAGCAGATTCAGCGTGCTGGCCGCCGTCGAGTAGGCCCGCAGCAGCCGGCGAGCGTCGGGCGTGCGGTCGCCCTCCAGCTCGTTGACCATGTCACCGCGGTAGGAGATCTGGCCGGTGCTGTCGGTGTCCGACGAGCGGGGTTTGGCGTACTGGCCGGCGATGCGCCCGAGCTTCACCACGGGCATCGACGCGCCGTAGGTGAGCACGACGGCCATCTGCAGCAGGATGCGAACCTTGCCGGCGATGTCCGCCTGCGAACTGGTGGCGAAGGTCTCCGCGCAGTCACCGCCCTGCAGCAGGAAGGCCTCTCCCTTGGCCACCGCGGCCAACCGCTCGCGGAGCTGGTCGACCTCGCTGGCCACCACCAGCGGCGGCATTCCGGCCAGCGTGAGTGCGCTCTCACGCAGCACCAGGTCGTCGGCCCACTTCGGTTGCTGGGCCGCCGGCAGGCCGCGCCAGGCATCGATCCCCAACGGATCACCGGGGTGAGTGGGCAGCAGCAATGAGTCGTTCACGTCCCCAAGGGTAGGCGAACCGTCGAATAGTTTCTCCTACCCGCCCGCGAGGGCGGTGCCGGGCGATCGGCCGACCGCAGCGAGACCCAGATCGCACCGGGTGAGCGGCGCGCATGGATTCAGCCGCCCCGACGTGAGCGAAGCATGAGGAAGCCCCAGATGACGCCCAGTTTCGCGCCTTACCAGCCTTGAATCGAAGTCGTCCGGGCGAGCTGCGCCGGGCCGGAGTGAGGGCCTGCGGGCCCCGATCCACCCTTCGAGTAACTGGAGCACCAAAGTGGCTGACATCGTCTTCATCCTCCTGACGCTCGCAACCTTCGGGTTGCTGGGCCTCTGCGCGCGGGGGGCCGAGCGGCTGTGAGCATCGCCAATATCGCCGGCCTGGTCGTCGCGGTAGCGCTGGTCGTCTTCCTCATCGTCGCCCTGCTCTTCCCGGAGCGGTTCTGATGAGCGACACCACGGCCGGACTGATCTTCCTGGGCTCCCTGATCCTGGCCCTGGCGCTGGCGCACCGACCCCTGGGCGACTACATGGCCCGAGTCCTCACCAGCACCCGACACAGCCGCCTCGAGCGGGTGATCTACACCGGAGGCGGGATCGACCCCGAGGCCGATCAGACCTGGAGCCGTTACCTGCGCTCGGTGCTGGCCTTCAGCCTGGTGTCAGTGCTCTTCCTCTATGGCTTCCTCCGCCTGCAACACCACATCTGGCCGCCGTTCGCAGTGCCGCCGATGAGCACCGACCAGGCTTTCAACACTGCGGCCAGCTTCGTCACGAACACCAACTGGCAGAGCTACTCCGGTGAGAGCGCGCTGGGCTACCTCGTGCAGATGGCCGGCCTGGCTGTGCAGAACTTCACCTCGGCGGCGGTCGGGGTCGCCGTCGCGGTGGCCCTCGTCCGAGGATTCGCGCGGAGCAAGACCGACCGCTTGGGGAACTTCTGGGTCGATCTGACCCGGATCAGCCTGCGCATCCTGCTGCCGCTCTCGTTCGTCGCTGCGATCGTCTTCGTCGGCGCCGGGATGATCCAGAACCTGCATCACTACGTGGACGTGAACACCCTCACCGGCTCGACGCAGACGATAACCGGAGGCCCGGTGGCCAGCCAGGAGGCGATCAAGGAGATCGGCACCAACGGCGGCGGCTTCTACAACGCCAACTCAGCCCACCCGTTCGAGAACCCCACCGCCTGGACGAACTGGCTCGAGGTCTTCCTGCTGCTGGTCGTCTCGTTCTCACTGCCCCGGACGTTCGGGCGGATGGTCGGTGACCTGCGGCAGGGGCGGGCGATCGTCACCGTGATGGCGATCCTCGCGATCGGCAGCGCACTGCTCAACGTCGGCTTTCAGGGGGCGCACCACGGCACCGTCCCAACTGCCGTCGCAGCCGCCACCGAGGGAACCGAGACCCGCTTCGGCGTGGCCGACTCAGCCGTCTTCGCCTCGGCCACGACGCTCACCTCGACCGGGGCCGTAGACAGCTTCCACGACAGCTACACCAGTCTCGGTGGCGCGGTGACCCTGGTCGACATGATGCTCGGTGAAGTCGCGCCCGGCGGCACCGGCTCCGGCCTCTACGGGATGCTGATCCTGGCCGTGCTCTCCGTCTTCATCGCCGGCCTCATGGTCGGGCGAACGCCGGAGTATCTCGGCAAACGGCTCGCAGCGAGGGAGATCAAGTTCGCTTCGCTGTACATCCTGACCACCCCGGCCATCGTGCTGGTCGGCACGGCGATCGCGATGGCGATGCCGGCCCAGCGGGCCGCGATGCTCAACTCCGGACCGCACGGACTATCCGAAGTTCTCTACGCATTCACCTCGGCTGCGAACAACAACGGATCGGCCTTCGCCGGCCTCTCGGTGAACACGCATTGGTACAACACCGCGCTCGGACTGGCCATGCTGCTCGGTCGCTTCCTGCCGATGATCTTCGTTCTCGGCCTCGCCGGCTCCCTGGCCCGGCAGCGGCCGGTGCCGGAGTCAGCCGGAACACTGCCCACCCACCGACCGCTCTTCGTCGGCCTCGTCTCTGGCGTCACGATCATCGTGGTCGCCCTCACCTACTTCCCGGCGCTGGCGCTGGGACCGCTCGCAGAAGGACTGCACTGATGGTGCGCACACTCAATCGCTCGGTCAGCCACGTGACCCAGACCCACCCCGACGAACGGCAGGCGGCCAAACCCACGGGCTTCTTCAGCTCCGGTCTGCTCGACCCGGCACTGCTGCTGCGGTCGCTCCCGGACGCCCTGGTCAAGCTCGATCCACGCACGCTCTACAAGAATCCGGTGATGCTGATCGTCGAGATCGGCGCCGTCTTCACCACCGTGCAGGCCGCCGTCCAGCCCTCGGTCTTCGGCTGGCTCGTCGTCGTCTGGCTCTGGCTCACCGTGCTCTTCGCCAACCTCGCCGAGGCGGTGGCCGAGGGACGGGGCAAGGCCCAGGCCGACGCCCTGCGTCGCGCCAAGACCGACGCCGTAGCCCGCCGCCTGATCGATCCCGGCGACTTCACCGGCGCCGAGGAGCGGATCGCCGCTGCTCGGCTGCGGCAGGGCGATCGGGTCGTCTGCGAGGCGGGCGATCTGGTTCCCGGCGACGGAGATGTCATCGACGGGGTGGCCAGCGTCGACGAGAGCGCGATCACCGGCGAGAGCGCGCCCGTGATCCGTGAGAGTGGTGGGGACCGCAGCTCGGTCACCGGCGGGACGACCGTGCTGTCAGATCGGATCATCATCCAGATCACGCAGAAGCCCGGTGAGAGCTTCATCGATCGGATGATCAGCCTGGTCGAAGGCGCCACCCGGCAGAAGACTCCCAACGAGATCGCCCTCAACATCCTGCTCGCCTCGCTGACCGTGATCTTCCTGCTGGCGACGGTGACGCTGCAGCCACTGGCCATCTTCGGCAAGGCAAACGCGCCTGGCATTCCGAGTTCGGCCGCCTTGGACAACAACGGAGTCACCGGCATCGTGCTGGCGTCACTGCTGGTCTGCCTAATCCCGACCACGATCGGCGCGCTTCTCTCAGCGATCGGGATCGCCGGGATGGACCGGCTGGTGCAGCGGAACGTGCTGGCCATGAGCGGGCGGGCGGTCGAGGCGGCCGGCGACGTGAACACCCTGCTGCTCGACAAGACCGGCACGATCACCCTCGGCAACCGACAGGCGGCCCGCTTCGTCCCGCTCGGTTGCGAAGATGCCGAGTTGGCCGATGCCGCGCAACTCTCCTCGCTGGCCGACGAGACACCGGAGGGGCGCTCGGTCGTGGTGCTGGCCAAGGATGAGTACGGCCTGCGCGAACGCCAGCCCGGTGAACTCGCCCACGCCGTCTTCGTACCCTTCACCGCACAGACCCGGATGAGCGGGGTCGACCTCACCGACGCCGCGGGTCGAACGATTCGACGGGTTCGCAAGGGCGCCACCGGCTCGGTGGCTGCCTGGGTCCGCGACAACGGCGGAACGGTGCCCCCGGAGATGACCGCGATCATCGAGCAGATCAGCGCCGACGGCGGCACTCCGCTGGCGGTGGCCGACCAGCAGCAGACGCAGGCGCCGCAGGTCCTCGGCATCATCGACCTCAAGGACGTGGTCAAGCCGGGAATGGCCGAACGCTTCGCCGAACTGCGCCGGATGGGTATTCGCACAATCATGATCACCGGCGACAATCCGCTGACCGCCAAGGCGATCGCGGACGAGGCGGGAGTCGACGACTTCCTGGCCGAGGCGACGCCGGAGGAGAAGATGGCGTTGATCAAACGCGAACAGGCCGGCGGCAAGCTCGTCGCGATGACCGGCGATGGCACCAATGACGCACCCGCCCTGGCTCAGGCCGACGTCGGCGTAGCCATGAACACCGGCACCTCCGCCGCGAAAGAGGCGGGAAACATGGTGGATCTGGACTCGGACCCGACGAAACTCATCGAGATCGTGGAGATCGGCAAGCAGCTGCTGATCACCCGCGGGGCGCTGA contains:
- the kdpA gene encoding potassium-transporting ATPase subunit KdpA, whose protein sequence is MSDTTAGLIFLGSLILALALAHRPLGDYMARVLTSTRHSRLERVIYTGGGIDPEADQTWSRYLRSVLAFSLVSVLFLYGFLRLQHHIWPPFAVPPMSTDQAFNTAASFVTNTNWQSYSGESALGYLVQMAGLAVQNFTSAAVGVAVAVALVRGFARSKTDRLGNFWVDLTRISLRILLPLSFVAAIVFVGAGMIQNLHHYVDVNTLTGSTQTITGGPVASQEAIKEIGTNGGGFYNANSAHPFENPTAWTNWLEVFLLLVVSFSLPRTFGRMVGDLRQGRAIVTVMAILAIGSALLNVGFQGAHHGTVPTAVAAATEGTETRFGVADSAVFASATTLTSTGAVDSFHDSYTSLGGAVTLVDMMLGEVAPGGTGSGLYGMLILAVLSVFIAGLMVGRTPEYLGKRLAAREIKFASLYILTTPAIVLVGTAIAMAMPAQRAAMLNSGPHGLSEVLYAFTSAANNNGSAFAGLSVNTHWYNTALGLAMLLGRFLPMIFVLGLAGSLARQRPVPESAGTLPTHRPLFVGLVSGVTIIVVALTYFPALALGPLAEGLH
- the kdpB gene encoding potassium-transporting ATPase subunit KdpB, translating into MVRTLNRSVSHVTQTHPDERQAAKPTGFFSSGLLDPALLLRSLPDALVKLDPRTLYKNPVMLIVEIGAVFTTVQAAVQPSVFGWLVVVWLWLTVLFANLAEAVAEGRGKAQADALRRAKTDAVARRLIDPGDFTGAEERIAAARLRQGDRVVCEAGDLVPGDGDVIDGVASVDESAITGESAPVIRESGGDRSSVTGGTTVLSDRIIIQITQKPGESFIDRMISLVEGATRQKTPNEIALNILLASLTVIFLLATVTLQPLAIFGKANAPGIPSSAALDNNGVTGIVLASLLVCLIPTTIGALLSAIGIAGMDRLVQRNVLAMSGRAVEAAGDVNTLLLDKTGTITLGNRQAARFVPLGCEDAELADAAQLSSLADETPEGRSVVVLAKDEYGLRERQPGELAHAVFVPFTAQTRMSGVDLTDAAGRTIRRVRKGATGSVAAWVRDNGGTVPPEMTAIIEQISADGGTPLAVADQQQTQAPQVLGIIDLKDVVKPGMAERFAELRRMGIRTIMITGDNPLTAKAIADEAGVDDFLAEATPEEKMALIKREQAGGKLVAMTGDGTNDAPALAQADVGVAMNTGTSAAKEAGNMVDLDSDPTKLIEIVEIGKQLLITRGALTTFSIANDVAKYFAIIPAMFAALYPGLDRLNIMRLHSPETAILSAVIFNALIIVLLIPLALRGVRYRPSSASQMLRRNLAIYGVGGVIAPFLGIKLIDLLIQFIPGIR
- the kdpF gene encoding K(+)-transporting ATPase subunit F, whose translation is MSIANIAGLVVAVALVVFLIVALLFPERF
- a CDS encoding class II 3-deoxy-7-phosphoheptulonate synthase codes for the protein MNDSLLLPTHPGDPLGIDAWRGLPAAQQPKWADDLVLRESALTLAGMPPLVVASEVDQLRERLAAVAKGEAFLLQGGDCAETFATSSQADIAGKVRILLQMAVVLTYGASMPVVKLGRIAGQYAKPRSSDTDSTGQISYRGDMVNELEGDRTPDARRLLRAYSTAASTLNLLRAYAGGGLASLDRVHSWNAAFARSTDTGSRYEQLAGEIDRAVRFMRACGVNDAALESVELYASHEALILEYERALTRVEEGKAYDLSGHFVWVGERTRQMDGAHIDFISRIANPIGVKLGPTTTPEFVAELVERLDPDGTPGRLTLISRMSNAKVRDALPPIVEKVRATGHLVVWQCDPMHGNTEETADGVKTRHLDRIIDEVDGFFDVHSDLGTHPGGLHVELTGDDVTECIGGTAELTAADLGRRYETACDPRLNIEQSLELAFRVAERLVADRRRREG